GCGAAGGAAATGGGTGTTTCCCGCGCATGCGCCCACCGGTGGCTCAAGCGCTATGTCGAACACGGCTGGGACGGGATGGAGGACCGGTCCTCACGCCCGCATTCGTGCCCGCACGCCACCCCCGAGGCGAAGATCGAGGACGTGCTCGCGGCTCGGGAGAAGCACCGCGAAGGCCCGGTCGAGCTGGCCGAACGCTGCAAGGTCCCGGCCCGCACGGTCTCTAGGATCATCGCCAGGGCCGGGCTGCCCCGGTTGTGGGAACTGGACCCGATCAGCGGCGAACGCATCCGGGCCGGCCGGGCCACCGACCACCGTTACGAACGCGACACCGCCGGAGAGTTGCTGCATATCGACGTCAAGAAACTCGGCGGCATAGCGAACGGCGGCGGCTGGCGGGTCCATGGCCGCAGCGAAGCCGTCAGAGGCCGCGGCATCGGGTACGACTACGTCCACGTCGCCGTGGATGACCACTCCCGCCTGGCCTACGTTGAGGTCCTGCCCGACGAGAAAGGGCCGACCTGCGCCCGGTTCCTGACCAACGCCGCGGCGTTCATGGCCGCGAACGGGGCACCGGTGCGCGAAGTCATGACCGACAACGCCCTGGCCTACATCCGGTCCGCGGACTTCGCTACGGCCATCGCGGATCTCGGCGCCAAACACCGGCGCACCAAACCGCGCAGCCCGTGGCAGAACGGCAAGGCCGAGCGGTTCAACCGCACTCTCCAGGAAGGCTGGGCCTATAAGAACGCCTATGACTCCAGCGACGACCGCACACAGGCCCTCACGGGCTGGCTAGACTTCTACAACCACCGCCGCAACCACAGCGCCCTCGGAGGACGACCACCCATCAGCAGATGTAACCAACCTGCTGGCTGAGTACAGCTAGTGCGTGGCGCCGGCGGCGATCTTCAGGTCCGCGGTCGTCGCCAGGGTGCTGCGGACGACGACGGCGAGCGCCTCGGTCAGCTGGGCCAGCGGCAGGGACGGCTGGTTGCTCCCCGCCGGCAGCTGGGCCGGCTCAAAGGGAACATGGACAAAGCCTCCCCGGGTGCCGGGACGGAGCCGCAGGGCGTGCATCAGTCCGTAGAAGACGTGGTTGCAGACGTAGGTGCCCGCGGTCTGGGACACCTCGGCGGGGATCCCCGCCGTGAGAAGGGCCGCGAGCGCCGTCTTCACCGGAAGAGTGCTGAAGTAGGCCGCGGGTCCCCCGCTGGCCACGGGCTGGTCCACGGGTGCGTTGCCGGCATTGTCCGGAATCCGCGCGTCGTCGCAGTTGATCGCGATCCGCTCCAGCGAGATCCGGGGCCGTCCGCCGGCCTGGCCTGCGCAGACCACCAGCTCCGGGCGGTGCCGTTCCAGCGCCGCTTCCAGCACGCGGATCGCGTCCCCGAAGACGCAGGGCAGCTCGACGGCCCGCGCATCGAGCCCTTCCGCCCGGAGCTCCGCCGCGGCGTCCCGTGCGGCGGACCAGGATGGGTTGGTGCTTTCGCCGCCGAACGGCTCGAACCCTGTCAGGAGAATCATGGCCCCAGCCTAACAACGCCGCCGGAGGGCCAGCCGGCGTCGCCTTGTGCGCGGTCCTGATGCGGCGGGGTCCTTGACTTAAACTCGAACATACATTCGAATAGAGCCATGAGATGGGACGCACAAGCACTCACACCGGCGCCCGGAGACAGGGCAACGGAAGGCAGTTCCCCTGGCGGCGGAGGCAACAGCTCCCCGGCCGCCCCCGCCACCGATGCGCTGCTGCCCCTGATCGGGCTGGTGCGTTCCGTGACCACCCCCGAGTTCGCCGGCGTCACTTTCCATGAGGTCACCGCCAAATCGGTGCTCAACAAGGTAGCCGCCGGTTCGCGGATGCCGTTCGAGTGGACCATCAACCCCTACCGCGGCTGCAGCCACGCCTGCGTCTATTGCTTCGCCCGGAAGAGCCACACCTACCTCGACTTCGACGCCGGGCTGGACTTTGACAGCCAGGTGGTGGTGAAGATCAACGCGGCGGACGTCCTGCGCCGGGAACTGGCCAAGCCCCCATGGGGGCGGCAGCACGTGGCCCTGGGCACCAACACGGATCCCTACCAGCGGGCAGAGGGCCGGTACCGGCTCATGCCGGGCATCATTGAAGCGCTGGCCGAATCCGGCACTCCCCTGTCCATCCTGACCAAAGGCACACTGCTGGCCAGGGACATCCCGCTGCTCAAGCACGCCGCGGCCCAGGTTCCCGTCGGCGTCGGGATCTCGCTGGCGATGACGGACGAGCGCCTCTCGGAGGCAGTGGAGCCCGGCACGCCCGGTCCGCGTGCGCGCCTGAAGCTGATCACGCGCCTCCGGGAGGCAGGACTGCCGTGCGGGGTGATGGCCATGCCGATCCTGCCGTGGCTCTCGGACAGCGACGAGGCCCTCGATTCCCTGTTCGGCTCCCTTGCTGCGGCGGGCGCCACCGGGGTGACCGCAGGAGCCCTCTACCTCAAGCCCGGAACCCGGCAGTGGTTCATGCAGTGGATCGCCAGGGAACATCCGCAGCTCGCCGGCAAGTACCGGCGGCTTTACGGCACGGGCTCCTACGCCTCCAAGGAGTACCGCGACTGGCTGTCCGGCCGCATCCGGTATTTCAAGGCCCGCCATGGCTTCTCCGGATCGCAGGGCTTCAGCCACCGCGACCTCAACGCCACTGCCGTCAGCGGCGATCCCGGCAGCAGTGATCCCAGGGACGAGGAAGCGCAGTACCCCGCCGGCAGCATCCCCGAAGCGGCAGCGTTCCCCGCCGGGCCGCGATCCGCCACGGCGGCTGCCCAGCCCACCCTGTTCTAGAGTGCCTTCACCGCGCCCAGGACCCGGGTGAGCGATTCCTTGGCGTCCCCAAACAGGAGCGTGGTCTTGGGATCAAACAGCAGCTCGTTCTCGATCCCGGCGAAGCCCGGCCGCATCGAGCGTTTGAGGAACACCACCTGACCGGCCTGCGCGACCTCCAGGATCGGCATCCCGTAGATCGGTGCCCCGGGCGTGGATTTCGCGGCAGGATTAACCACGTCGTTGGCGCCCACGATGAGTGCTATGTCGGTGTTCGGGAACTCCGGGTTGGCTTCCTCGAGCTCCTTCAGCGCCTCATAGGGAACGTTGGCCTCCGCGAGCAGCACGTTCATGTGGCCCGGCATCCGCCCGGCCACGGGGTGGATGGCAAAGACCACTTCGACGCCGCGGGCCGCCAGGGCAATGGCGAGCTCGGCGATCGTGTGCTGGCCCTGGGCCACAGCAAGCCCGTAGCCCGGAACGATCACCACCCGCTGCGCGTAACCGAGCTGGACGGCGACGTCCTCGGGCGAGGAGGAGCGCACCGGCCGGTCGCTCTGCACGGTGGATCCCGCCGTCGAGCCTCCCCGGAAGGCGCCGAACATGATGCCGGTGACGCCGCGGCCCATCGCGGACGCCATCACCTTGGTCAGGATGGTGCCGCTGGCCCCGACGAGCGTGCCGGCGACCAGCAGGAGCACGTTGCCCAGCACAATACCGGAGGCTGCGACCGCAAGGCCGGTGAAGGCGTTCAGCAGGGAGATCACGATCGGCACGTCGGCCCCGCCGACGGGCAGCACCAGCAGGAGTCCCGCCGCCAGGCCCAGAATCAACAGCGCCACAGCCCAGCCGGCTGCACCCGTGACGATCACGAGGGCGCCGGCGGCGACGGCTCCCAGCACCACGGCGCCCATCACCACCGGCATGCCGGGGAACAGCAGGGGGCGGGTGCTGATCAGCTCCTGCAGCTTGCCGACGGTCACGGCCGAGCCGGCAAAGGACACGGCGCCGACCAGCATGGTGAAGACCACGGCCAGCCGCACCCAGGGGTCGGCGCCGTGGCCGAGTTCCAGCACGGCGACCAGCGCAGCGGCCCCGCCGCCAACGCCGTTGAACAAGGCCACAAGTTGCGGCATCTGGGTCATCTGCACGCGCCGGGCCACCGGAACGGCCACGGCGGACCCGACGGCGATGGCGGCGAGGATCAGCGGGATGTTCTCCAGTTTCACGGAGAGGAACACCGTGACCACGGCCACGAGGGCGCCGGCAGCTCCGATGGCGTTGCCCCGCCGGGCGGTCCGCGGTGAGCTCAGGCCCTTCAGCGCAAGAATGAAGCAGACGGAGGCCACGAGGTAGAACAGGGACGTCCACCCGGGGCCAAGGATGCTCATGTGCCGTCCTCCCCCGCGCCGGCACCGCGCCGGGCAGGCTGCCGGCTGCCGAACATTTCCAGCATCCGGTCCGTGACGACGAAGCCGCCGACCAGGTTGGCCGTTGCCAGCACCACTGCGATGAGGGCGACCGTGAGTAGCCAGGGGTCATCCGCCTGGCCGGCCACGATGATGGCGCCAACCAGGATGATGCCGTGGATGGCGTTGGCACCGGACATCAGCGGGGTATGCAGCTTGCTCGTCACCTTGGAGACGACTTCGAAGCCGACGAAGACGGCGAGCACCACCACCGTGAGCAGCGTGATCGGATCCATCATGTGAGGGCCTCCAGTGCTTCGGCGGTGGCGGCATGCCGGACGGAGCCGCCGTGGGTCAGGCAGGCGCCGGCAACCACTTCGTCGTCGAAGTCCGGGACAACTTTGCCGTCGGCGGTCATCAGGGCCAGGAGGTTCGCGACGTTCTTGGCGAATAGACGGGAAGCATCGGAAGGCATCGCGGAGGCGGCGTCCTGCAGGCCCACCAGGGTGACGGAACCGCCGTCGACCGGGATCTGGAGGTCCCGCCCCGCAATGACTCCTTCGACGTTGCCGCCGGATTCCGCCGCAAGGTCGACGACGACCGAACCCGCCCGCATGCCGGCCACCATCCCGGCCGTCACCAGCAGGGGAGCCGCGCGGCCGGGGATGGCCGCCGTCGTGATCAGGACGTCCGCAGCGGCAACATGCGGGGCCAGCAGTGCGCGCTGGCGTTTGGCCCGGTCCTCGCCCAGCTCACGGGCGTAGCCGCCACTTCCCTCCGCTGTTTGGCTGTCGAGGTCCAGGTGGATGAACGTGCCTCCCATCGAGGCAACCTCGTCGGCGGAGGCTGCCCGGATGTCGTTGGCGGAGACCCGCGCGCCCAGGCGTTTCGCGGTGCCGATCGCCTGCAGCCCGGCGACGCCGGCGCCCAGGACCAGCACACGTGCGGGCGGAATCGTTCCGGCGGCCGTCATGTAGAGCGGGAAGAACCTCGGGTAGCGCAGGGCCGCCTCCAGAACGGCGCGGTAGCCGGAGACCAGCGATTGCGAACTGAGCGCGTCCATCGACTGGGCCCGGGAGATGCGCGGCACCAACTCAAGCGCGAAGGAGGTCACCCCCGCGGCGGCGAGGGCGCCCACGCCGGGCAGTTCCGAGCCCGGGGAGGCGAACCCGATGGTGATGGTTCCGGGCCGGAGCCCGGCGGCGGTTTCCGGTTCGAGCGGGCGGACGTGCAGCAGGACATCCAGCGATTCGGCAGGCAGTTCGAGAACGATCGACGCTCCGGCTGCGGCGAAGGCGGCGTCCCCGTACCCGGCCGCGGTGCCCGCATGGCTCTCCACCGCCACGTCCAGGCCGAGAGCCATGAGTTGCTGCACCGTTTCCGGCGTGGCGGCAACCCGCCGCTCCCCTGCTCGTTGCTCCCGCCTGACACCGACCCGCACGGGCTGCTCCTCTCGATTCGCTTCAGCGTAGTCACATGCGCAACGCTTTGGCGAGAGGTGGAGCCGCGCCCGCCGGGAGCTCAGCCCCGGTTGGCGGGCACGGCGTTGAAATCCGGGACCTGTAGCCGGTCCAGCAGTTCCTCGACAATCGGCAGGTCAGCCGGGATCCAGGGCAGGGCCAGTACCTCGTCGCGGTTCCGGATGTTGATCCAGCGCAGTTCATCGTGGTCCTGCAGGGGGTGGGGTACGCCGTCGAGCAGTTCCGCGAACCACACCCGCATCGCGGCGCGCTCGTTAAGCGGCCAGCCGTCCGCGGATCCGCCGTCCGCTGATCCACTGTCCAGTTCGGCGCCCAGACGCACACTCACTCCAAGTTCTTCGAGCAGCTCGCGGTGCAGGGCCTGCTCGGCCGTCTCGCCGGACTCGACCTTGCCGCCGGGGAACTCCCACATGCCGGCAAACTGCGGGGGCGCCGTCCGCCGCGCCACCAGCATCCTGCCGGGGGCGGCCAGGGAATCCAGTACGGCGCCGCCTACGACGCTGATGAGTCCAGTCACGCCCCTAAGTCTAGGGGCGGCCCTCGCTTAGGGGAGAATGGAAGGGGCCGCCATCGGCGAGGACCCGGAATACCGGGCGTGCCCGCCCGGTTAGACAAACCAGACCACAAATCCGATTTATCTTGCCGCATTCTCCTGGCTCCAGCCTGGAACGTCACCGAAAAGCAGACGAATGACAACCACCGCACAAGCCCCGGCCACGCCGAAGACCGGCACCCGCCATCTTGCCCTTGCCATCATTTCCCTTGCCATGGGCGGATTCGGCATCGGCA
This DNA window, taken from Pseudarthrobacter sp. ATCC 49987, encodes the following:
- a CDS encoding IS481 family transposase codes for the protein MVHRNARLTPAGRSILVQRLLGGRPVAHVAKEMGVSRACAHRWLKRYVEHGWDGMEDRSSRPHSCPHATPEAKIEDVLAAREKHREGPVELAERCKVPARTVSRIIARAGLPRLWELDPISGERIRAGRATDHRYERDTAGELLHIDVKKLGGIANGGGWRVHGRSEAVRGRGIGYDYVHVAVDDHSRLAYVEVLPDEKGPTCARFLTNAAAFMAANGAPVREVMTDNALAYIRSADFATAIADLGAKHRRTKPRSPWQNGKAERFNRTLQEGWAYKNAYDSSDDRTQALTGWLDFYNHRRNHSALGGRPPISRCNQPAG
- the pcp gene encoding pyroglutamyl-peptidase I, with product MILLTGFEPFGGESTNPSWSAARDAAAELRAEGLDARAVELPCVFGDAIRVLEAALERHRPELVVCAGQAGGRPRISLERIAINCDDARIPDNAGNAPVDQPVASGGPAAYFSTLPVKTALAALLTAGIPAEVSQTAGTYVCNHVFYGLMHALRLRPGTRGGFVHVPFEPAQLPAGSNQPSLPLAQLTEALAVVVRSTLATTADLKIAAGATH
- a CDS encoding Rv2578c family radical SAM protein, giving the protein MRWDAQALTPAPGDRATEGSSPGGGGNSSPAAPATDALLPLIGLVRSVTTPEFAGVTFHEVTAKSVLNKVAAGSRMPFEWTINPYRGCSHACVYCFARKSHTYLDFDAGLDFDSQVVVKINAADVLRRELAKPPWGRQHVALGTNTDPYQRAEGRYRLMPGIIEALAESGTPLSILTKGTLLARDIPLLKHAAAQVPVGVGISLAMTDERLSEAVEPGTPGPRARLKLITRLREAGLPCGVMAMPILPWLSDSDEALDSLFGSLAAAGATGVTAGALYLKPGTRQWFMQWIAREHPQLAGKYRRLYGTGSYASKEYRDWLSGRIRYFKARHGFSGSQGFSHRDLNATAVSGDPGSSDPRDEEAQYPAGSIPEAAAFPAGPRSATAAAQPTLF
- a CDS encoding NAD(P)(+) transhydrogenase (Re/Si-specific) subunit beta, whose translation is MSILGPGWTSLFYLVASVCFILALKGLSSPRTARRGNAIGAAGALVAVVTVFLSVKLENIPLILAAIAVGSAVAVPVARRVQMTQMPQLVALFNGVGGGAAALVAVLELGHGADPWVRLAVVFTMLVGAVSFAGSAVTVGKLQELISTRPLLFPGMPVVMGAVVLGAVAAGALVIVTGAAGWAVALLILGLAAGLLLVLPVGGADVPIVISLLNAFTGLAVAASGIVLGNVLLLVAGTLVGASGTILTKVMASAMGRGVTGIMFGAFRGGSTAGSTVQSDRPVRSSSPEDVAVQLGYAQRVVIVPGYGLAVAQGQHTIAELAIALAARGVEVVFAIHPVAGRMPGHMNVLLAEANVPYEALKELEEANPEFPNTDIALIVGANDVVNPAAKSTPGAPIYGMPILEVAQAGQVVFLKRSMRPGFAGIENELLFDPKTTLLFGDAKESLTRVLGAVKAL
- a CDS encoding NAD(P) transhydrogenase subunit alpha, with amino-acid sequence MDPITLLTVVVLAVFVGFEVVSKVTSKLHTPLMSGANAIHGIILVGAIIVAGQADDPWLLTVALIAVVLATANLVGGFVVTDRMLEMFGSRQPARRGAGAGEDGT
- a CDS encoding Re/Si-specific NAD(P)(+) transhydrogenase subunit alpha, translated to MRVGVRREQRAGERRVAATPETVQQLMALGLDVAVESHAGTAAGYGDAAFAAAGASIVLELPAESLDVLLHVRPLEPETAAGLRPGTITIGFASPGSELPGVGALAAAGVTSFALELVPRISRAQSMDALSSQSLVSGYRAVLEAALRYPRFFPLYMTAAGTIPPARVLVLGAGVAGLQAIGTAKRLGARVSANDIRAASADEVASMGGTFIHLDLDSQTAEGSGGYARELGEDRAKRQRALLAPHVAAADVLITTAAIPGRAAPLLVTAGMVAGMRAGSVVVDLAAESGGNVEGVIAGRDLQIPVDGGSVTLVGLQDAASAMPSDASRLFAKNVANLLALMTADGKVVPDFDDEVVAGACLTHGGSVRHAATAEALEALT
- a CDS encoding (deoxy)nucleoside triphosphate pyrophosphohydrolase encodes the protein MTGLISVVGGAVLDSLAAPGRMLVARRTAPPQFAGMWEFPGGKVESGETAEQALHRELLEELGVSVRLGAELDSGSADGGSADGWPLNERAAMRVWFAELLDGVPHPLQDHDELRWINIRNRDEVLALPWIPADLPIVEELLDRLQVPDFNAVPANRG